In a single window of the Schistocerca americana isolate TAMUIC-IGC-003095 chromosome X, iqSchAmer2.1, whole genome shotgun sequence genome:
- the LOC124556042 gene encoding uncharacterized protein LOC124556042 — MSLTYEECIEIILISGERCTRVIAEDFNSRHPIRQPIIHSAVDKLLAKFRATGSVEDKHKAGRPKSATNEATTVSVLASFSRSPQRSTRRLSQECGVSCTSILRILSQYKWHPYKIQLLQHLNEDEPDRRVQFTEWVTQQLQIHPRFPYQVLISDEAIWFINGEVNSQNHRYWSDTNWHWIDSSKTIDSQKVMVWCGVWGTRVVEPFFLLMVR; from the coding sequence atgtccttaacttatgaagaatgcattgaaatcatcttgatatcaggagaaagatgcacacgggtcattgctgaggatttcaacagtcgtcacccaatcAGACAGCCCATCATTCACAGCGCAGTTGACAAGCTTTTGGcaaaattccgagcaacaggttctgttgAAGATAAacataaggctggaagaccaaaatccgccaccaatgaagcaacaacagtgagcgtgttggcatcatttagcaggagtccgcaacggagtactcgtcgcctgtcacaagaatgtggggttagctgtacctccatactgcgaattttatcgcagtacaaatggcacccgtacaaaattcagctgctccagcacctgaacgaggatgaaccagaccgtcgggtacagttcacagaatgggtgacacagcagctgcagatacacccacgtttcccctatcaggtgctgatCAGTGATGAAGCCATTTggtttatcaatggtgaagtgaacagtcagaatcacagatactggtccgacacaaattggCACTGGATTGATTCTTCCAAAACGatcgactcacaaaaagtgatggtctggtgtggtgtgtggggtaccagagtcgttgaaccattttttttattgatggtacgttaa